A part of Macaca mulatta isolate MMU2019108-1 chromosome 12, T2T-MMU8v2.0, whole genome shotgun sequence genomic DNA contains:
- the LOC114671317 gene encoding uncharacterized protein LOC114671317: MTQLSSRPSTTNYNPTVCLMARSYLHLNSSKETGVQAAQRGSLQTERGVRQRAARVWLRRGEVRGDERGWAAGACWPRPSPRAERFRRGSGRFEDQGQTVPLARVPGEAAVGQGPLYLKRTGDSHGPAARASQARRKGWGRPGPEGTGR; this comes from the coding sequence ATGACACAGCTTTCTTCCCGACCGTCCACAACTAATTACAACCCAACTGTTTGCCTAATGGCCCGTTCCTACCTCCACCTAAACAGTAGTAAAGAAACGGGGGTACAAGCAGCCCAAAGAGGGTCCTTGCAGACAGAGAGGGGCGTCAGGCAGAGGGCCGCGAGGGTCTGGCTGCGCAGGGGAGAGGTTCGGGGCGACGAGCGGGGCTGGGCGGCTGGGGCCTGCTGGCCGCGTCCCTCGCCCCGAGCGGAGAGATTTCGGCGGGGCTCGGGGCGCTTTGAAGACCAGGGCCAGACAGTGCCTCTGGCCCGAGTGCCGGGAGAGGCAGCGGTGGGGCAAGGCCCGCTGTATCTCAAACGGACCGGGGACAGCCACGGGCCGGCAGCTCGGGCCTCTCAGGCACGGAGGAAAGGCTGGGGGCGCCCGGGGCCTGAAGGAACAGGGCGTTGA